One Ostrea edulis chromosome 2, xbOstEdul1.1, whole genome shotgun sequence genomic region harbors:
- the LOC125678689 gene encoding LOW QUALITY PROTEIN: uncharacterized protein LOC125678689 (The sequence of the model RefSeq protein was modified relative to this genomic sequence to represent the inferred CDS: inserted 2 bases in 2 codons): MIAHIFLLSCVLFSANAGPFPXGSDAEARYIXHLADRDHSYSLTLHEFQQIFFDFDRNHDKAVSSAEFLLDWQERSLGSSIEAVVLFHHLDVDRNGDIEERDIPWILAFFDRNLDGVVGQAEFVINWLKLIHSPQSK, translated from the exons ATGATTGCTCATATTTTTCTACTCTCGTGTGTCTTGTTCAG TGCCAATGCTGGTCCTTTCC AGGGGAGCGACGCTGAAGCGAGGTACA TTCATCTCGCCGACAGAGACCACAGCTATAGTCTGACGCTGCAcgaatttcaacaaattttctTCGATTTTGATAGAAATC ATGACAAAGCAGTTTCTAGTGCGGAGTTTCTCTTGGACTGGCAGGAGCGCAGCCTGGGGTCATCGATAGAAGCAGTGGTCCTCTTTCATCATCTGGACGTGGACAGAAATGGGGATATCGAAGAGAGAGATATACCCTGGATTCTTGCATTCTTTGATAGAAATT TGGACGGTGTTGTCGGACAAGCAGAGTTCGTAATAAATTGGCTGAAGTTGATCCATTCTCCTCAATCTAAGTGA